The segment aattttacgCCATGCACATTAATGTacacaaataaaaattgaattgcaTTAATGTACTTAAATAAAAATCGAATTGGTTCAACTACTCCTATTATAATTGCACATTAATGTAATTAAAAGCTATAAGTTCCCTTTAGATAATTAGCTTGATTTGAAAGCTTCCATTTTCTTAATGTCAACACAAATCTTATGATAAGACAATACATTGGATTTAACTTTTTAAGCCAATCCATATAAGTCCACTACTAAGTATAAGTATTTGTCTCAATTTCTTCGacgtattttttattttaatctatatcatagaatattttttttcataaaaataatccAATTTTAGAATTCTCTTTATGatcatataaatatctaaaataaataattttgtggaTCCTGATtctctttttcactttttttctttattcctCTCGTAAAAGGAAAAGATTTAGCAATCTTATGGCGTAGtaaatttgtataataataataatataaattatcaGATAGGAATTAAACAGTTTTTATAATATACTTTGTTGATTTCagttttatttgatatatttcatttttgggtGGTGGGGGTTGTGGGGTGGgggatatattttttaatacacAAATCCGaataaaataaagcaaaaaatagtagtggatgaattaaaaataaaaatcacgcTATTTCTACGCCAGGCATTTTAACAATACAAAACGTGTCTtaactatattttattattttaataaataaatatattatatatatatataaataatataatcagAAAAAGGATATTATTCAAAACTTTTTGGAAATAGGAACATACATAGAGGGACCAACTGACCATCAAAGTTGTGgttcaataaataaaattttgagtttaaattcaaattttaaatataaattattttttatagaatttattttttatctctttCATGAATAAAGTTATATacgatataaatttaaaataatcaaactctaaattgaatattaaacagcttaaaggtaaaaaaaaattgagggaTCAACTAGTAACCCATCGTCGTGATGCCAACGCAtttcaatttgatattttaatatatttaattatttgtggATTAACCTTTTCTTTGAATATAAGGATAatgattatataatataataaaaaatgggGAATAAAGGTAAGACGTCGTATAATTGAATATACTTGTTTTAAGTAAAGTATAAACTAAAGGTTGTTAAACTGTAGCGAGTTTTTGAGGAACGCAGCCGACGATTAATTGGTTTCTGATCGGCGGCTCTTCTCGAAGctccaaaaaatatttacccATTCACTGCAAAATATTACTCTgtaaatcattttataaataaatatttaataattttaacaattcatATAGGACGAAAGAAAGTAGAAATTAAAGTAATATAGATCCTTTTAATTcggtaaaatgataaatatatctCGAATTACCGCAAACAGTATACATATACAGTTCTTCATATTTTTGGGATATTACTTGTCCTATCATTCAAAAACTAGAACTTATATGTCCTTTTTTCTGATGGAAAACTAAATAGAAACACGTGACGCAACTTATCGATTGGGCGATGTTGGACCGGTGAAACttatattcatatttgtataaatgatatatatgctaTAATCTTTGgacaatataaatattactatcccaaaaatatgacaaaaaatacCTGCATATCACAAATATCAATTCCCGCTACAAATAACACTTCCAACCGAAATAATTCctgatatatttatcttttttcctttttaattttaactataaTGTACTTTCCTTTTGATTGACCAAGCTAATTAGCTCTATAAAGTCCAAATATTCTGACCATAAAGTAGAAAGATTCAAGTACTTCTGTTAGGATTCTCTAATGGATATTTTTTCACTTGTTATCATGTACTTTcgattatttcaatttatttgatatttattttaattttataatataaataaaattttaattttattttttatatattttttaaatattttaagttataaattattatagtttATAATATCTTTATGTAGTTTTAGAGAACGTAAATATTTTATGCTCAATTTAAggttaaaatttaattgtttgACTTTTGAGATTTAAACAATGTTTCGtagattaaatatgaaaaactatttttttaacttttaacatGAAACTAAGTAAAGTATTTTCTACATTTCTcctaacaaaatataaaatatttttcaaagttatatACCATTTATTCAcgaaatatgaataaatatgaGACAATAAAATCTTTTTCCACCTTAGTTGTCATCCAATCCTTTTTTACTTTGtacaaaatataagtaaattagattattttttattttttattgactcATTTTCAATCCACTCAATTCTCATATTTGTGTcactataaaaataattctattAAAAGCattttagaataaaatttataatatatatttcaaattttattgaaGCTCTAATTCGTAACAAATTCTATGATGTAGCCACTTTTTACTTGCTTGCTTTTTATCTTCCAAAGATAATCAAACAATCTCTCAtacttttgattaattttccTGTTTGCTTCTACGATACCATTACCACCTAACTGAGTAATAATTGCTTATTTGAAAGAATTATCTTAATAATTGAAAAGTgcttaaatatcaaattaaaaataattgacacaCTTCTTTTCTAAGTTCTAGATACTTTATTCTTTGCCAATAATATGGTTTGCAACATTCCAATTCACCAACAAAATTGTAATGCTTCATTAAACTTATAACttgattaaattatttcattattatttcttacttatttatgtattttatgaataaacAAACAATTAACTTTTATACACTTTTTGTTTGgccaattattttattatctttttataatATCTTTTGTAATTCTCAAAGTATCCTTCCAAAAGAACCATTAATTCAATTACCATGCAAAATTACTTCAATATTTTATACTCTTGTGAATAGTTGTTAGGGCATTTGAGTCATTAATAGAAGAAGTATTTTAACGAAGCAACCCAAtgattattttcaaattcaacACACGTATTTAATAcattacaattttatttatttatataattagtctaattttttaaaatacatttcTCATCACTTAATATTTATCAATCTTTTGATTGTAactctctctctttatatattaaatgaattagTTATAAATGCACATATTTTCCTTTCCAAAATAAGATAGCAACATGGAGCTCAAACAAGCTTTTTGCCATTTTATTTACTTAACTATCATAGTGATTAAATGAGTATTTTAATGACTAAAAGCTTaaacaataaagtaaaaaatctCTTTAGCGGGagcatattttatttctatctttATGACTTAATTATTAAGTCcttaaaatatcaataatttactttatattgaaaataaagttatttctttttctaagtTGAAACATTGAACTGTAATGTTACAAAAATAGTCACTCCATTAAAGTAATATCTTCGTCTCTAGCTTTTTACAATTCCTTTCCTTTCTAGTGGgcaaaaaattcaagaaaacgACTaaagtattaaatattttttccttttaatgatattgacttaatatattttaagtaaacaaaaataaaataataaattattttaatattctaaactaaacaaataaaaatagacatttattttatatatacatgaatatataATAGAGTGTCACAAATACTTCGTCCATTTCAAAAGTACACGATGCTTTAAAGGAAAATCAAACCCTctatatcttaatttttttgaaaactaaaatatgaatactaaaaaattatataaaaatattaactattacaatcaaaaatatttttaaatttaatagaactcttatataattgaattaaaaaaaaaaaaaatagaattgcCGATTAATTGGCGGGGCCTTCGTGGAACCCGCCAGGTTTTGTCCACTCTCTTTCTTCACTCCCTAAATTCAGCTCAAATTCACCTCAAATAAAAACCAAACTCAAATTCTAATCTtaaccccaaaaaaaaaaatactccaaATCTTTTTAGCTTTCAATTTTCTATCTCTCTCATATATCTCCGCCACCCCTGTTTTTCTCTTTCTATCTATCTCTCCACCATTTTCACCTGTTTTTTGCTGTGTTTATGGAATGACTGAATACAGCTTGCCCACCATGAATTTGTGGAACAATAGTACTAGCGATGATAACGTTTCTATGATGGAAGCTTTTATGTCTTCTGATCTTTCTTTTTGGGCTACTAATACTACTAATTCTACTTCTGCTGCTGTGGTTGGTGTcaattcaaatcttcctcatactaataataatactccctctgttttTGCTCCATCTTCTTCTACATCTGCGTCTACTTTATCCGCAGCTGCGACTGTGGATGCTTCCAAATCTATGCCGTTTTTCAACCAAGAAACCCTTCAGCAGCGTCTTCAAGCTCTTATTGATGGTGCTAGAGAGACGTGGACTTATGCTATCTTTTGGCAATCGTCGGTTGTTGATTTCTCAAGTCCGTCTGTGTTGGGTTGGGGAGATGGTTATTACAAAGGGGAAGAAGATAAAGCCAAGAGGAAATTATCGGTTTCATCACCTGCTTATATTGCTGAGCAGGAGCACCGGAAGAAGGTTCTACGGGAGCTGAATTCGTTGATTTCCGGGGCACCACCTGGAACGGATGATGCTGTTGATGAAGAAGTTACCGACACCGAATGGTTCTTTCTTATCTCCATGACGCAATCGTTTGTGAATGGAAGTGGTCTTCCTGGTCAGGCGTTGTATAGTTCCAGTCCGATTTGGGTCGCCGGAACTGAGAAATTGGCAGCTTCACACTGTGAACGTGTTAGGCAAGCACAAGGGTTCGGGCTTCAGACTATTGTCTGTATTCCTTCAGCTAACGGCGTGGTTGAATTGGGCTCGACGGAGTTGATTGTTCAAAGTTCTGATCTTATGAACAAGGTTAGAGTATTGTTTAACTTCAGTAATGATTTGGGTTCTGGTTCATGGGCTGTGCAGCCGGAGAGCGACCCATCGGCGCTTTGGCTCACTGATCCATCGTCCTCGGGCATGGAAGTTAGAGAGTCTTTAAATACAGTTCAAACAAATTCAGTTCCATCTAGTAATAGTAATAAGCAAATTGCTTATGGAAATGAGAATAATCATCCATCTGGAAATGGTCAGAGTTGTTACAATCAGAAGAATCCTCCTCAGCAACAAACCCAAGGATTCTTCACGAGGGAGTTGAATTTTTCGGAATTCGGTTTCGATGGAAGTAGTAATAGGAATGGAAATTCATCGGTTTCTTGCAAGCCTGAATCAggagaaatcttgaattttggTGATAGTACTAAAAAAAGTGCTTCCAGTGCCAATGTGAACTTGTTTACAGGTCAGTCCCAATTTGGGGCTGGGGAGGAGAATATTAAcaataagaacaagaaaagaTCAGCTACTTCCAGGGGAAGCAATGAAGAAGGAATGCTTTCATTTGTTTCAGGTACAATTTTGCCTTCTTCGGGCATGAAGTCAGGTGGAGGCGGAGGCGAAGACTCTGAACATTCAGATCTCGAGGCTTCAGTGGTGAAAGAAGCTGATAGTAGTAGAGTGGTAGAACCGGAGAAGAGGCCAAGGAAGCGAGGTAGAAAGCCAGCGAATGGACGGGAGGAGCCATTGAATCACGTCGAGGCAGAGAGGCAAAGGAGGGAGAAATTGAACCAAAGATTCTACGCGCTTAGAGCTGTTGTACCAAATGTGTCTAAGATGGACAAGGCATCACTTCTTGGAGATGCTATTTCCTATATAAACGAGTTGAAATCGAAGCTTCAAAATACAGAGTCAGATAAAGAAGACTTGAAGAGCCAAATAGAAGATTTAAAGAAAGAATCAAGGCGCCCCGGTCCTCCTCCACCACCAAATCAAGATCTCAAGATGTCTAGCCACACTGGAGGCAAGATTGTAGACGTGGATATAGACGTTAAGATAATCGGATGGGATGCAATGATTCGTATACAATGTAATAAAAAGAATCATCCAGCCGCAAGGCTAATGGCAGCGCTCATGGAATTAGACCTAGACGTGCATCATGCCAGTGTTTCAGTTGTCAACGATTTGATGATCCAACAAGCCACAGTGAAAATGGGTAGCAGACATTACACTGAAGAGCAGCTTAGGGTAGCGTTGACATCGAAAATTGCTGAAACACACTAAACCCCCCCTTAGAAAATAGATAGAAATCGTCGAGGGCTTTGTGTTCCAAGGCcatgtttaaattaaaatctCTGGTTTCTGCTAGCTCTAAGTAATGTTTTTGTACTGAAGTTTGAGATATTAAGACGAAGACTACCTTCGTGTTATTTTTTCAACTTGTACCTAGGTGGTTGTTGAAAATATTCTTGTACATAAATGTTAAGCCCGATTAACTCAACTTAATCGGGCTTTAGTTCAtgtaattaaacataaatttgCCTCCGATTATGTAAGATTACataaatgaagaagaaatttgatGGCGGGTTAATTTGATTTTGCGTGTTCTTTCTTTATACCCAATTTTGAGTTGCATTACAATTTAATTCAAGTATTTTAAACAAAttgttcatgagaaaaatgtgAAAAGAGATCATTTGAGAAGCACtatgcattattttttcaattcaaacttcatgttcaaattaaattttaaaatatacgTACGAGATGTCATTGCTTACAACcttcatttcattaattttgactaaaaaaaaataaaggattaTTTCATGAGAATATTTGGATTTAGTTATATATACAAACAAATATACCTTGGAAAAACTATCATCTTTCTTATTTGAGTTTGTTTAACAAATTAAAACCGAAGAAACCAacaataaaataggaaaaaagaaTTTCTTAAAAGAATGATAAGATTAGATGAAATTAGTCTTGTAGACCAAGTTAGACTAGATTGTAGAAAATACCCATACTTagcaaaataattataggaacagaatagactaattatgttagtaaTATATTCTGTATAATCTTTTTCCTTATCTGGTTCCGTATCTCTTTCCATCTTACCTGTATAAATGTAATAGTTATTTCACAAAAGCAATACAcagaaaattaaccaaaaactaTTCTCCTTGTTTACGTATTttatcatggtatcagagccataaGGTCGATCTTCGACGGTTGTTCGTACTCATCATCTACCGGGATCTACCGAAATGGAAGACCCATCGGAAAACCCACCAGAAAATCCAAACCAGCTTATTTCTATGGAACATATGCAACAACTGTTTCAAATGTTCCAAACACTCAACAAAAGCTCAACCAACATCGAACCAGTGACTTCACAAACAGTGCGAGTCGCGGAAAAATTGAACTTCACCAACTACACCAAATGGTGTAAACTGATGCAGATAGCAATTGGTGGTCGGGGAAGACTCAATCACATCATCGTCAATCCCATTTCACCAGACGATCCAGAATACCAGCAATGGGCTCAAAAAGATTCGATGGTCATTTCATGGATCATCGAGAATATTGACGGAGACCTCGTGAATCAATTCTTGGACTACAAAACTGCCCGAGATTTATGGAAAGGCATCGAAACTCTACTCAGTAGCGGCAGAGATGAACTGCAGATCTATGATCTGAACACAAAGGCAACATCTATGAAACAAGGGATAGACACGATAGAGGTCTATTTCAGTAAATTGAATACCCTATGGAAAGAAATCGATAGACGAATGCCGAACCCAATGAAATGCGCAGAAGACATCACACTGTTCAACTCATTTATACAACGACAAAGGCTGTACCAGTTTTTGGCCGGTGTAAATGATTCACTTGACAAAGAAAAGCGAGACATCCTAAATCTAGATCCCCTTCCAACCATTGATGCCGCATATGCCACCATCAGACGAGAAATTGCTCGTCGTGGCATAATGACCGGCAACTCATCACTGGAACGAGGTCCCTCAGAGATCGGAAGTGGTCTTGTCACTCAACGCCGGTCAGATTCTTCATTTAGCCGGTCAGATTCATCATTCCGGCGAGAGGACAAAACTCACCTCAAATGCAGCCACTGCGGAGGAACCAAACACACCAAGGAAGGATGCTTTAAGCTCATCGGCTACCCAGAATGGTGGGAAGATCTGAGACAGCGTAAAGCCGCCACCAAGGTAACAAAGACCGGCGGCAAGGCTAACGCCGCCATCGGAGAAGGAGAACCGACCAGCGAGGCTTCGTCAACCACTGTCACCAACAGGCGAGCGGGTACCGGCGAGGCTTCGTCGACCAGCGTTACCGACAGGAGAACAGGTATGAGTGGCAAAGATGGGTTCACCAAAATTTCCGGTGAACCATGGATGGAGACAGAGGAAGCGACGGgaaggagaagagagaaaattcTAGAGGAGCCGTCCTCTAGAAATGAAAGTGAGGGAAAACAAGAGGCCCTAAAAAAATCTGACCCTTTAGCCCTTGAGCCCAAAAAATCAGAAGcccaattatataaaaaaccCAAGGAAAAACAAAGTGTGGGTCTCATGTGCAATAAGTCCAATTGGATTTTTGACTGTGGGGCCACGGACACTATGTCATACGATCCAACCG is part of the Solanum pennellii chromosome 8, SPENNV200 genome and harbors:
- the LOC107028709 gene encoding transcription factor MYC2-like, with the translated sequence MTEYSLPTMNLWNNSTSDDNVSMMEAFMSSDLSFWATNTTNSTSAAVVGVNSNLPHTNNNTPSVFAPSSSTSASTLSAAATVDASKSMPFFNQETLQQRLQALIDGARETWTYAIFWQSSVVDFSSPSVLGWGDGYYKGEEDKAKRKLSVSSPAYIAEQEHRKKVLRELNSLISGAPPGTDDAVDEEVTDTEWFFLISMTQSFVNGSGLPGQALYSSSPIWVAGTEKLAASHCERVRQAQGFGLQTIVCIPSANGVVELGSTELIVQSSDLMNKVRVLFNFSNDLGSGSWAVQPESDPSALWLTDPSSSGMEVRESLNTVQTNSVPSSNSNKQIAYGNENNHPSGNGQSCYNQKNPPQQQTQGFFTRELNFSEFGFDGSSNRNGNSSVSCKPESGEILNFGDSTKKSASSANVNLFTGQSQFGAGEENINNKNKKRSATSRGSNEEGMLSFVSGTILPSSGMKSGGGGGEDSEHSDLEASVVKEADSSRVVEPEKRPRKRGRKPANGREEPLNHVEAERQRREKLNQRFYALRAVVPNVSKMDKASLLGDAISYINELKSKLQNTESDKEDLKSQIEDLKKESRRPGPPPPPNQDLKMSSHTGGKIVDVDIDVKIIGWDAMIRIQCNKKNHPAARLMAALMELDLDVHHASVSVVNDLMIQQATVKMGSRHYTEEQLRVALTSKIAETH